The Capsicum annuum cultivar UCD-10X-F1 unplaced genomic scaffold, UCD10Xv1.1 ctg999, whole genome shotgun sequence genome includes a region encoding these proteins:
- the LOC124895856 gene encoding uncharacterized protein LOC124895856 has translation MEFTKALCDLGASVNLIPLNIYNKLGLGNPTPTNMRLVMADRSVKRPVGILYDVLVKVSNFIFPADFVILDYKVDFEVTIILGRLFLTIGSVLIDLIANELFFTVNDEVVRYNVGKSMKQHEEMSLFSVVDLYFEDEQDVLRTTQLVIEPLAVVVMNYDSEGIEEYEEIVFALTGLGSYSYTSKKLELDLANRPTSPTKPSIEEPLVLELKKLPGHL, from the coding sequence ATGGAATTCACTAAAGCACTGTGTGATTTGGGAGCAAGTGTTAACTTGATTCCAttgaatatttataataaattggGTCTGGGGAATCCCACACCTACCAACATGAGACTCGTGATGGCAGACAGGTCAGTAAAGCGACCTGTTGGAattctgtatgatgtgttggtaaaggtctCAAATTTCATATTCCCCGCAGACTTCGTCATTCTGGACTACAAGGTGGACTTCGAAGTGACCATAATATTGGGTCGACTTTTCCTCACAATTGGAAGTGTGTTGATCGATTTGATAGCGAATGAGCTTTTTTTCACGGTGAATGATGAAGTTGTGCGGTATAATGTGGGAAAATCAATGAAACAGCATGAGGAAATGAGtttgttctcagtagttgatttgtattttgaggACGAACAGGATGTGCTTAGAACTACACAACTTGTTATTGAGCCTTTAGCTGTGGTTGTGATGAactatgatagtgaaggcattgAAGAGTATGAAGAGATAGTTTTTGCCCTAACTGGCCTAGGCTCATATTCTTATACTTCTAAAAAGTTGGAACTTGACCTGGCTAATCGACCAACATCACCAACCAAGCCGTCTATTGAAGAACCTCTcgtgttggaattgaagaagcTACCTGGTCACTTATGA